The window GAGGCTGCCCTGAACGAAGTGTCTCTCGCCCGGGACCTTTGAGAGGAATTTCATTGCATCCATAAGACCCCATCCCGGCCTATCTCTTTTCAGTATTGTAGGGTTAGTTGTGATTCCGGCAAAGACAGGCTGTTCAACAAGTTCAACGCTCTTTTCACAAACACCGTCAATGTATAACATTATCAGGCTCCTTTCTTAAGAAACTATATGTCTTGAAATGCAGTTTACTCTGCAAGAATCTGGTAATCAATACCCTTTATATCACAGAACTGTACCAGTTCCTCCACGAAATCGCCGTAAACACCGTGAGTGTGGTTGCACGGGTAGTATCTCAGGAAGGTTTCCATGTCCGTATCCAGCTTCACATAGGCATGCGGCCATTCGATCTGAACCTTCTCCGACAGCTTCTTTTCTTCGGCTTCGGAGAGCTTGACGAACTCTCCCGGTACTATTGTCATGATGTACTCGCCGTTCTGTCTTGCAAGCCTTGCCAAGGTAACTCGCCCGGGCGCCGCAAAGTGCTTTACGGCGGCTCCTCCGGCCGGGAAGTAGAAGTCCTCGGGATACAATTCAACGTGTTTGAGATTGTCTTCGGGATTCATAGATTTTCCGGCAAAGTAGGTCGCATGAGTGCCCGAGTTACAGAGATCGAGAAGGTCTTCTTCCTCGAAGTAGTGTCTCACGTCTGCAAATAGAACTGGAGACTGAGCAATATGCTTGAAGATCTCCATGGTCAGAGCTCCATCCATGTCCGTTTCGGTAGCCGCAACGATTGTTTCCTTTGAACCGTGCCAATCGTATGGATCATTGAGGAAGGCCTCTACTATGTCCATTGTTGCGTAGTTATTTGTCATCTCGGGCTGACCTTTGAATCCAACAAAATCCAGTTCGTACTCTTTTATGATACTGAGTGCAGCCTCGTAAAGAGCGATCTGCTTCTCCAGTTTTTCAGGTGTAAGCTGCTTGCCGTCATACTTGACAGTTGCAAGTTTTTCAAGCCACTCTCTAGCTTCTTTTGTGACGTTTTTTGGTACTTTCTCGGCCCTGACTACCAGTTCATACTGATCGATCTGTTCCACATCGACACCGAACTCCTTCAGCCATTGATCACCGTTGGCCGAAGCCGTGTACATTCCCATTGGACGGCCGCCGAACATCCCGTATCTTTCACCCTTCAACCTTGCCGCCGCCGACGCAGCTCTCACGAAGTGCATTACCCTTTCAATCACGTCTGAATCTTCGGGATTGCCCCATACTCTTTCAGGCATTATTCCGACCTGTTCGAGGGCACCTGCGGCCGCTAGCTGGCCTACCATACCCGGGTAAGAGGGATTGATCTGTCCATAGGTTAGGAAAGGACCGGGGGCGTACAATGACGCGATTACTGAAAGATTAGGCCAGCACCAGATAGCGTAGTTGAATATCGTGGCCTCAACCTCGGCTTTCATCATTTCCTTGCCGGCCTTCTTGGCGAGCGAAGGCTTCCAGACTATATCGGAGGCTGTGACGACTTCCACTTCGCCCGTTGCTTCAAGGGCCTTCACCAGCCTGTCTTGAAACCCCTTATTCATTTCGATCAGATCGTTGTGAACGAAATCTCGCCCGTCGGAAAAAGTGATCACTCCAACCTTTCTCTTTTTCATTGAGCATTCCTCCTCTTTTCAATGTTTTCTTCGAGCTTATCTATGTGAGCTTTGACACAGATTTTCTTTGAAGCAGTTCCGCCTTCAGCACAACTTTCGATTTCTCACCTCTTGTTCCGTCTATTTCGCTCAGCATAATCGTCGCGGCAATCCTGCCGATGTCCTTCACAGGCTGTCTAATCGTAGTCAAGGGCGGCTCGATCAGTTCATTCATGGAATGGTCATCGAAGCCTACAATCGACAGATCACCGGGGAGTTTCAGGCCCATCCGCCTTACGGTTGCAACTATGACCTCATTGAGAAACTGGTTTGTGGATATAATCGCATCCGGTCTCCTGCCAGATTTCAGAACAGACTCCAGTGACAGCGAAGCCCTTTCCTCGTCCACTGCATTCTCGATAATCCAGTCTGCGTTTATCTCAATGGCCAGCATCTTGCAAGCCTCCAAAAAGCCCATACGTCTCTCTTCTATTGTATAGATTCCCTTTTTGTGAAGGACTATTCCGAGTTTCCTGTGACCGTTTTCCTTTAAGTGCAACACTCCCTGGAGAATTGCCTGTCGGTTATCGAGGGTAACCGAACTGATCCTATCCAGTCCTCCGAGAATCCTATCGTAGAAGACGACGGGGATGTTTCTCCTGACTGCCTCTCTGTAGAGTCGTGAGTTGTCTCTTCCGTCCTCTCCCCCACAGGGCGAGGAAAGTATCCCCTCGACGCCGTGTTCGAGGAGCCATTTGATGTAGACTCTCTCTTTCTCGAAATCTTCTCCGATGTCGCAGACTATGAATTTGTAGCCTCTAGGAAAGAGGACGGTCTCGATTCCGCTCATGAAATCCAGGAAGAATGGATTCCTGATATCCGACACGATGAGCCCCACGGTCTGGGTCTTTCTTGTCTTAAGGGATTTTGCGGAAGAATTGGGAATGTAGTTCAGTCTTTCGGCCGCGTCAACTATCTCTTTCCTCAGGGAAGGACTCACTCCCGGCTCATCGGAAAGCGCTCGCGATACGGACGACGGTGATATGTTCAATTCCTTTGCTATGTCTTTTATCGTTGTCTTCTTCATCACTGGGGGTCGCAACCTTTCGCAAACGTTTGCGTTCATTTTCATTATACTATGGGTCGCCCTTGATTGAAAAGCAAAGTGATAGCAGAGAGTCTTAGAGAGAGCTCAAGTAGAAGAAGTCAGTCTTTGTGTGTTCTTCTTGACAGGGAGAGTATTCCAAGTATGTTTGGATTGGGTTCTATAGAGGAAAGCTCAATCTTTACTTTCTTTCCTGGAACTCTGTAGTAGTTCTCTTCAATGGTCTTGAGTATTCTGTCGAAATAGTACCGGTTCTTCCCGAGACTTCCTCCGATTACCAGTACCCCAGGATCGAGAGAGTCTATGAGATTGCAGAGAAAGCGTCCAAGCGTTTCAGAGGCTTCGGTTATCATTTCTTTGAAGACCGGCTCGTTCAACTGTGCTCGATCTATTATCTCTTTTGTGCCGATCTTTATTCCAAGCGAATCATGTGCTCTAATTTCAAGGCCCCTGCCGCCTGAAATTGCTTGCAGGCAACCGCGACGACCACAAGTGCAAAGTGGGCCATCCGCTTTCACTATTGTGTGGCCAATTTCGCCCGCTGCGTTGTTTGCTCCCCGTAGGATTTTCCCCCGGACGACCATTCCCATACCTATTCCCGTACTGACGGTGACGTAGATGAGCGACTCAATTTCCTTCCTGAATTCCCATTCACCGAAAGCGGACGCATTGCAGTCGTTTTCGATTACGCCTTCTGTACCGAGAAAGGAGGAGGCTCTTCTGAAGAGCTCCACGTCTTTCCACCCGAGGTTCGGTGACCAGACCAAATTGCCCTTTTCGGGACTGACGGCACCTGCCGTGCAAAGCCCCCAGCGGTTGATATTCCTACTTCCTTTCATGCGAAGACAGATGTTACTAAGTCGCTCGAAGAAACTATCAATTCCTTCAGCCGGCTTGGTGGGAAATTCCTCCAATGAATAAGGCTCCACTTCTTTCTCATTGAAAGCCGATACGAGAGTTTTGGTACCTCCAACGTCGATCGCTATGTCAACTGCCGGCATTTACGGCTCTCCGAATTTTCAGTATCCTTTCAAGTACCTCCCCTTCTCTTCCCTCATCAAAAAGGTTTCTGCTTGCTATGTAGGAACCGATTCCGAGCGCAACAGCTCCTGCTCGCATGTATTCTGTAGCGTTTTCGGACGTTACCCCGCCGAAAGGCATGAATTTGACTGTGGGAAAGGGACCCCTGAATGCTTTGAGCAAATGCAGTCCTTCCGCACCGCCGGGGAAGAGTTTCAGAAAGCTGAATCCGTTGTTCAGCGCCGTCTGTATATCTGTAGAAGTGTAGACACCGGGTATATAGCTTATTCCATCCCTTACCGACAACTTTGCAATTTCCCCGCTAAATCCCGGGCTGAGAACGAAATCGGCATTCGAGCGAAGCGCTCTCGAATAAGCCGCATCATCGTATACTGTACCGGCCCCGATCACGAGCTTTCCGTAGAATTCCTTCTTGAGTTCGTGCAGTATCTCTGAAGAAGATTCGTCGGAGAAACTGACTTCCAGAATCGTCAAGTCGTTTTCCAGAAGCATTTCACATAACTTCCTCGACTGATCAAGCGTTAGACCCCTTATTACTGTCAAGACCTTTTCATTCATTAGTTTTTGAAACACGGTAAAATACCCCTCCTTCTCTTACGGGCAGAAGATGATCTCTGCATTTAGTATATCAGGTGGTATAACCTCATTTCCTGTGGCCGATAACGGAGTCATTTATTTGAGTATCTAGTTCTCTGCGACCTATCTCCCCCATTATTGTAATCATGTACTGTTGAAAGCATTTCCCGATCTCTCATGACTATTTAACAGAGACGCCCGCGTACAATGTCGAAGCGGTTCCATCGTTCTCAACTGTGCTAGAGAACTCTAATTCTATG is drawn from Mesotoga sp. BH458_6_3_2_1 and contains these coding sequences:
- a CDS encoding L-fucose/L-arabinose isomerase family protein, which gives rise to MKKRKVGVITFSDGRDFVHNDLIEMNKGFQDRLVKALEATGEVEVVTASDIVWKPSLAKKAGKEMMKAEVEATIFNYAIWCWPNLSVIASLYAPGPFLTYGQINPSYPGMVGQLAAAGALEQVGIMPERVWGNPEDSDVIERVMHFVRAASAAARLKGERYGMFGGRPMGMYTASANGDQWLKEFGVDVEQIDQYELVVRAEKVPKNVTKEAREWLEKLATVKYDGKQLTPEKLEKQIALYEAALSIIKEYELDFVGFKGQPEMTNNYATMDIVEAFLNDPYDWHGSKETIVAATETDMDGALTMEIFKHIAQSPVLFADVRHYFEEEDLLDLCNSGTHATYFAGKSMNPEDNLKHVELYPEDFYFPAGGAAVKHFAAPGRVTLARLARQNGEYIMTIVPGEFVKLSEAEEKKLSEKVQIEWPHAYVKLDTDMETFLRYYPCNHTHGVYGDFVEELVQFCDIKGIDYQILAE
- a CDS encoding LacI family DNA-binding transcriptional regulator produces the protein MKMNANVCERLRPPVMKKTTIKDIAKELNISPSSVSRALSDEPGVSPSLRKEIVDAAERLNYIPNSSAKSLKTRKTQTVGLIVSDIRNPFFLDFMSGIETVLFPRGYKFIVCDIGEDFEKERVYIKWLLEHGVEGILSSPCGGEDGRDNSRLYREAVRRNIPVVFYDRILGGLDRISSVTLDNRQAILQGVLHLKENGHRKLGIVLHKKGIYTIEERRMGFLEACKMLAIEINADWIIENAVDEERASLSLESVLKSGRRPDAIISTNQFLNEVIVATVRRMGLKLPGDLSIVGFDDHSMNELIEPPLTTIRQPVKDIGRIAATIMLSEIDGTRGEKSKVVLKAELLQRKSVSKLT
- a CDS encoding ROK family protein; its protein translation is MPAVDIAIDVGGTKTLVSAFNEKEVEPYSLEEFPTKPAEGIDSFFERLSNICLRMKGSRNINRWGLCTAGAVSPEKGNLVWSPNLGWKDVELFRRASSFLGTEGVIENDCNASAFGEWEFRKEIESLIYVTVSTGIGMGMVVRGKILRGANNAAGEIGHTIVKADGPLCTCGRRGCLQAISGGRGLEIRAHDSLGIKIGTKEIIDRAQLNEPVFKEMITEASETLGRFLCNLIDSLDPGVLVIGGSLGKNRYYFDRILKTIEENYYRVPGKKVKIELSSIEPNPNILGILSLSRRTHKD
- a CDS encoding bifunctional 4-hydroxy-2-oxoglutarate aldolase/2-dehydro-3-deoxy-phosphogluconate aldolase, whose amino-acid sequence is MFQKLMNEKVLTVIRGLTLDQSRKLCEMLLENDLTILEVSFSDESSSEILHELKKEFYGKLVIGAGTVYDDAAYSRALRSNADFVLSPGFSGEIAKLSVRDGISYIPGVYTSTDIQTALNNGFSFLKLFPGGAEGLHLLKAFRGPFPTVKFMPFGGVTSENATEYMRAGAVALGIGSYIASRNLFDEGREGEVLERILKIRRAVNAGS